The following are encoded together in the Clostridiisalibacter paucivorans DSM 22131 genome:
- a CDS encoding ECF transporter S component, with translation MSKNYSHTKGIFSITTIAYCAMLIAISAIGSMIKVSGTIAFDSMPGFFAALFLSPPLGALVAGIGHLLTAVTSGFPFSLPMHILIMLEMTIATYIFGITYKKTNGILACVVGIILNGPVALLMTAKFAEIIEMPLNGWVMFNTLVLPLTVASAVNVILGYVIYMVLIGRKRM, from the coding sequence TTGAGTAAAAATTATTCCCATACAAAAGGCATATTTAGTATAACTACTATAGCATATTGTGCTATGCTTATAGCTATTTCAGCAATAGGATCTATGATTAAGGTAAGTGGTACTATTGCGTTTGACTCTATGCCAGGTTTCTTTGCAGCTTTATTTTTATCCCCACCATTAGGAGCATTAGTTGCAGGGATAGGTCATTTGCTTACTGCTGTAACCAGTGGATTTCCATTTTCCTTGCCGATGCATATTTTGATAATGTTAGAAATGACCATAGCCACATATATATTTGGGATAACATATAAGAAGACTAATGGAATATTGGCTTGTGTCGTTGGGATTATATTGAATGGTCCTGTTGCATTATTGATGACAGCTAAATTTGCAGAAATCATTGAAATGCCTTTAAACGGTTGGGTGATGTTTAATACATTGGTATTACCATTAACTGTAGCATCTGCTGTAAATGTAATATTGGGATACGTAATATATATGGTACTAATAGGAAGAAAGAGGATGTAA
- a CDS encoding histidine phosphatase family protein yields MKFIMIRHGETVANRQGRYIGHTQSPYTDKGKSQVRDIVINIPENINIEGIYSSPLDRTRVIAEKIAQRLDKKLIITPAISEINFGIFEGKTYKEIKREFPLEWEHWIVDYINYKIPQGECLRDVNDRVKKFIDELKDKGRPQTEYLLITHGGIIQTIITYLLDLRIEDRWHFRIPPGAIVEIDYHENYGVLSRLSY; encoded by the coding sequence ATGAAGTTTATTATGATTAGACACGGAGAGACAGTTGCAAATAGACAGGGAAGATATATTGGGCACACTCAGAGCCCGTATACGGACAAGGGAAAGTCACAAGTAAGAGATATAGTTATAAATATTCCTGAAAATATAAATATAGAGGGTATATATAGTAGTCCCCTTGATAGAACCAGGGTTATTGCTGAAAAAATAGCTCAAAGATTAGATAAAAAACTAATAATTACCCCAGCTATTAGTGAAATTAATTTTGGAATTTTTGAAGGAAAGACATATAAAGAGATTAAAAGGGAGTTCCCACTGGAGTGGGAACATTGGATAGTAGATTATATAAATTATAAGATTCCTCAAGGTGAGTGCTTAAGAGATGTAAATGACAGGGTAAAAAAATTTATAGATGAACTTAAGGATAAGGGTAGGCCTCAAACAGAGTATTTATTAATAACCCATGGAGGTATAATTCAAACTATAATAACATATCTTTTAGATTTGCGGATAGAGGATAGATGGCATTTTAGAATTCCACCAGGAGCCATAGTAGAGATAGACTATCATGAAAATTATGGGGTGTTGTCCAGACTTTCATACTAA
- the cbiT gene encoding precorrin-6Y C5,15-methyltransferase (decarboxylating) subunit CbiT, which translates to MSRLWPHETSGVPDELFIRGDVPMTKEEIRAVSLAKLRLNKEDVVLDIGAGTGAMTIEIGLKVERGRVFAIERNLHGIDLIKRNAENFGLRNVKIIHGIAPKDIWSISKVDKVFIGGTGGNIEEIFDWMDEKLVSNGRVVMNFITIENLYKSIMELNARDYIDVNIINIAVSKGRKLSNVTMMEGQNPIYVISARKE; encoded by the coding sequence ATGAGTAGACTTTGGCCCCATGAAACAAGTGGAGTACCTGATGAGTTGTTTATTAGAGGAGATGTCCCCATGACAAAAGAGGAAATAAGGGCAGTATCCTTGGCTAAATTGAGATTAAATAAAGAAGATGTAGTTTTAGATATAGGTGCAGGTACAGGAGCTATGACTATAGAGATAGGATTAAAAGTTGAAAGAGGTAGGGTTTTTGCTATAGAAAGAAATTTACACGGGATTGACTTAATCAAGAGAAATGCTGAAAACTTTGGATTAAGGAATGTTAAAATAATACATGGTATTGCTCCAAAGGATATTTGGAGTATATCTAAAGTGGATAAGGTATTTATAGGAGGAACTGGTGGAAATATAGAGGAAATATTTGATTGGATGGATGAAAAATTGGTGTCCAATGGTAGAGTAGTTATGAATTTTATAACTATAGAGAACTTATATAAATCCATAATGGAACTTAATGCTAGAGACTATATAGATGTAAATATTATTAATATTGCAGTGTCTAAGGGAAGAAAATTGAGTAATGTAACTATGATGGAGGGGCAAAACCCTATATATGTAATTTCAGCTAGGAAGGAATGA
- a CDS encoding precorrin-8X methylmutase has product MNDPRGIENKSFEIITSEMNTTFLDDRADAIVKRVIHTTADFEYNKILRFSHDAIEEGLKAFKSGVGIYCDTKMIMSGVNKKALNRLGGNLYNFVHDEDVVQAAKNRGVTRSTVAMEKALENGKINIFAIGNAPTALFTLLEKIDQGYSKPSLVIGVPVGFVGAAESKEELKKYDIPYILTSGRKGGSTVAVAIINAFMKCI; this is encoded by the coding sequence ATGAATGACCCAAGAGGAATAGAGAATAAAAGCTTTGAAATAATTACATCGGAAATGAATACTACTTTTTTAGATGATAGAGCAGATGCCATAGTAAAAAGAGTGATCCATACCACTGCAGATTTTGAATACAATAAGATATTGAGATTTAGTCACGATGCCATAGAGGAAGGACTAAAGGCTTTTAAGTCTGGAGTAGGGATATATTGTGATACAAAGATGATTATGTCAGGTGTGAATAAAAAGGCACTCAATAGATTGGGAGGAAATCTATATAATTTTGTGCATGATGAAGATGTGGTACAAGCAGCTAAAAATAGAGGTGTAACAAGATCTACTGTAGCTATGGAGAAGGCGTTAGAAAATGGGAAAATAAATATATTTGCCATAGGAAATGCTCCTACTGCACTATTTACACTCCTGGAGAAGATAGATCAGGGGTATAGTAAACCAAGTTTAGTCATAGGGGTACCTGTAGGATTTGTAGGTGCAGCCGAATCTAAAGAAGAATTGAAAAAGTATGATATACCTTATATCTTGACATCGGGTAGGAAGGGTGGAAGTACTGTAGCCGTAGCCATAATAAATGCATTTATGAAATGTATTTAG
- a CDS encoding cobyrinate a,c-diamide synthase, with translation MIKINRIMIAGATSGTGKTTLSLGIMAALKRRDINVRPFKVGPDYIDPGFHKLVTGNNSYNLDSWMLKEDIIKYLFHKNMDNMDMGVIEGVMGLYDGFGVERNGIGSSAHISKILKTPVILVIDGKGMSTSAAAMVLGYKEYDKDVDIQGVIINKVSGDYHYNLLKEAIERDTGIKCLGYLPKDLNISLNSRHLGLIPAEEVDTLNDKIDLLVDYIEKYVDLNGIIDISYNRETIKGQKDYMAPYRGYGEGIKLGIMRDKAFSFYYQDNIDLLMEMGIDIEYISPLKDQHLPDDLDGIYIGGGFPEVFGRELEINQEFKHNLRNALEAGLPAYGECGGLMYLTESIEDLNQCNYEMVGFFPTKSLMTKRLQRFGYVEVETNDGINIRAHEFHHSKVLDNVKLNYQYRIMKKRKGQYVKTWNCGMKKKNVLAGYPHIHFYSNIDFIKGFIDLCRAFRGGDTIE, from the coding sequence GTGATAAAAATTAATAGGATAATGATTGCTGGTGCCACCAGCGGAACAGGAAAAACCACATTGTCACTAGGGATAATGGCAGCACTAAAGAGAAGGGATATAAATGTACGGCCTTTTAAGGTTGGACCTGATTATATAGATCCTGGATTTCATAAACTTGTAACAGGTAATAATTCATATAATCTAGATAGTTGGATGTTAAAAGAGGATATAATTAAATATTTATTTCATAAAAATATGGATAATATGGATATGGGAGTAATAGAAGGGGTTATGGGTCTTTATGATGGCTTTGGTGTTGAAAGGAATGGTATTGGAAGTTCAGCCCATATTTCTAAAATACTGAAGACTCCAGTTATATTAGTTATAGATGGAAAGGGTATGTCTACCAGTGCTGCAGCAATGGTATTAGGATACAAAGAATATGATAAAGATGTGGATATACAGGGAGTAATTATAAATAAAGTATCGGGAGACTACCATTATAATTTATTAAAAGAAGCTATAGAAAGGGATACAGGGATAAAATGTCTTGGATATTTACCTAAAGATTTAAATATATCTCTTAATAGTAGACATCTGGGGCTGATTCCAGCGGAAGAAGTAGATACATTGAATGATAAAATTGATTTATTAGTTGATTATATAGAGAAATATGTAGACTTAAATGGCATTATAGATATATCTTATAATAGAGAGACGATAAAAGGACAAAAAGATTATATGGCTCCATATAGAGGATATGGAGAAGGTATAAAGTTGGGAATTATGAGAGATAAGGCATTTAGCTTTTATTATCAAGACAATATAGATTTGTTGATGGAGATGGGAATTGATATTGAATATATAAGTCCGTTGAAGGATCAGCATTTACCTGATGATTTAGATGGAATATATATAGGTGGGGGATTTCCTGAGGTGTTTGGCAGAGAATTGGAGATAAATCAAGAATTTAAACATAACTTAAGAAATGCCCTTGAAGCAGGGCTTCCTGCCTATGGAGAGTGCGGGGGTCTAATGTATTTGACAGAGTCAATAGAAGATTTAAATCAGTGCAATTATGAGATGGTTGGATTTTTCCCTACTAAATCCCTAATGACAAAAAGACTTCAAAGGTTTGGGTATGTAGAAGTAGAAACTAATGATGGTATAAATATAAGGGCACACGAATTTCATCATTCCAAGGTTTTGGATAATGTAAAATTAAATTATCAATATAGAATAATGAAGAAGAGAAAGGGACAGTATGTAAAGACATGGAATTGTGGAATGAAAAAGAAAAATGTATTGGCAGGGTATCCCCATATACATTTCTATAGCAATATAGATTTTATTAAGGGGTTTATAGATTTATGTAGAGCATTTAGAGGAGGAGATACTATTGAGTAA
- the cbiD gene encoding cobalt-precorrin-5B (C(1))-methyltransferase CbiD, protein MDRYVYKDGKKMRYGYTTGSCATAAAKGAARMLFSQREIDLVNIDTLKGWTLELELEDTVVNREFAQCSVKKDSGDDPDITNGIKIFARVEKIDGNNIEISGGEGVGIVTRKGLSVGVGEYAINPIPRKTIEEVVKSETPKGCGIKVTIFCPEGVEIGKKTFNPQLGIEGGISIIGTTGIVEPMSEEAFKDSLAIEVSVKRQEGIDRLILSPGNYGRDFSEKLGLDTEYLIKTSNFIGFMLDKMEEYEIQEILWVGHIGKMIKVAAGIFHTHSRISDARMETLAAYGALLGADTELIKKIMNSITTEEAIDYIKKWDKSQELFDLIAQRISDRCRRRLKSSIKLGTIIFSQQHGVLGRCKDADNIMRGFQFEKD, encoded by the coding sequence ATGGATAGATATGTATATAAAGATGGAAAAAAAATGAGATATGGATATACCACTGGATCATGTGCAACAGCAGCTGCCAAGGGAGCAGCTAGAATGTTATTTTCTCAAAGGGAAATTGATTTAGTTAATATAGATACATTGAAGGGATGGACACTGGAATTAGAATTGGAAGATACAGTTGTGAATAGAGAATTTGCACAGTGCTCTGTAAAAAAGGATAGTGGAGATGACCCTGATATAACCAATGGAATAAAGATATTTGCTAGGGTTGAAAAAATAGATGGTAACAATATAGAGATAAGTGGTGGAGAAGGAGTAGGAATAGTTACTAGAAAAGGGCTATCAGTAGGAGTGGGAGAATATGCGATAAATCCTATTCCCAGAAAGACTATTGAAGAAGTTGTAAAGTCTGAAACGCCCAAAGGTTGTGGAATAAAGGTGACTATATTTTGCCCAGAAGGTGTTGAAATAGGTAAAAAGACATTCAATCCCCAATTAGGTATAGAAGGAGGTATATCTATAATTGGTACTACAGGGATAGTGGAGCCCATGTCTGAGGAGGCATTTAAGGACTCCTTGGCTATTGAAGTTTCTGTAAAAAGGCAAGAGGGCATAGATAGGTTGATATTATCTCCTGGAAATTATGGCAGAGATTTTTCTGAAAAGTTGGGATTAGATACTGAATACCTAATCAAGACTAGTAATTTTATTGGATTTATGTTAGATAAAATGGAAGAATATGAAATACAAGAGATTTTATGGGTGGGCCATATAGGAAAGATGATAAAGGTTGCAGCGGGTATATTTCATACCCATAGTCGTATATCCGATGCAAGAATGGAAACTTTAGCTGCATATGGTGCATTGTTAGGTGCAGACACAGAATTAATAAAAAAAATTATGAACAGCATAACGACAGAAGAGGCCATAGATTATATAAAAAAGTGGGATAAATCACAGGAACTTTTTGATTTAATTGCTCAGAGGATTAGTGATAGGTGTAGAAGGAGATTAAAATCCTCCATTAAATTGGGAACCATAATATTTTCTCAACAGCATGGGGTACTAGGTAGATGTAAAGATGCTGACAACATAATGAGGGGGTTTCAATTTGAAAAAGATTAA
- the cbiE gene encoding precorrin-6y C5,15-methyltransferase (decarboxylating) subunit CbiE: MKKIKVLGMGPGHRDYITPRVLQEIESAEIIVAGKRILDSIEVNDKKIIYITRDLNVIVDKIKANYKKSTVAILLSGDTGFYSMLKFLKTHFDKGDMEVITGISSMQYMFSKIGETWDDAYITSLHGRELDIVEKVKRHSKVGILTDKKWSPQNIAKELIRSGITNKRIYVGEHLSYDDEVITSGTMEEIASREGYRMCVVVIMDE, encoded by the coding sequence TTGAAAAAGATTAAAGTACTAGGTATGGGACCGGGTCATAGGGACTATATAACTCCAAGGGTTCTACAAGAAATAGAATCGGCTGAGATAATTGTAGCTGGAAAGAGGATACTTGATTCAATAGAAGTGAATGACAAAAAAATAATTTATATAACGAGAGATTTAAATGTCATAGTTGATAAGATAAAAGCTAATTATAAAAAAAGTACAGTTGCAATACTATTGTCGGGAGATACAGGATTTTATAGCATGTTAAAGTTTTTGAAGACGCATTTTGATAAAGGAGATATGGAGGTTATAACAGGAATAAGCTCTATGCAATATATGTTTTCAAAGATAGGAGAGACATGGGATGATGCATATATTACCAGTTTACATGGAAGAGAATTAGATATTGTTGAAAAAGTGAAGAGACATAGTAAAGTGGGTATTTTAACCGATAAAAAGTGGAGCCCTCAAAATATAGCTAAAGAACTTATAAGATCTGGGATAACAAATAAAAGAATATATGTGGGAGAACATTTATCTTATGATGATGAAGTTATTACATCTGGGACCATGGAGGAAATAGCCTCTAGAGAGGGTTATAGAATGTGTGTGGTGGTGATAATGGATGAGTAG
- a CDS encoding AIR synthase related protein — protein MDIKNFRDLTLIEISDDTIFVISCDSCGGVGEKSEDIVNTSVDIVGYFTAKVALAEILAVGARPITLVDTLSVEMNDTGKRILEGVKRALGEINIDQDIAVTGSTEENFHTIQTGIGVTVIGVMHKDDFRKTVAEDGAVIVVAGEPLMGQEILENSDKIVSLNDILTLKQASEVLEILPVGSKGILNELKTMAKDAGLEFTLNQDIGIDINKSAGPASCIILAVRPECVDNIKQSVSIPVNEIGRFLGGKK, from the coding sequence ATGGATATTAAGAATTTTAGAGATTTAACTTTGATAGAAATAAGTGATGATACAATCTTTGTAATATCCTGTGATTCCTGTGGTGGTGTTGGAGAAAAATCAGAAGATATTGTCAATACTTCTGTGGATATAGTGGGATATTTCACTGCAAAGGTTGCATTGGCTGAAATATTAGCTGTGGGAGCTAGACCGATAACCTTAGTGGATACCCTTTCTGTGGAGATGAATGATACAGGAAAAAGGATTCTTGAGGGTGTAAAAAGGGCATTGGGTGAAATAAATATTGATCAGGACATAGCAGTTACAGGAAGTACAGAGGAGAATTTTCATACCATACAGACAGGTATAGGTGTTACTGTTATAGGGGTTATGCATAAAGATGATTTTAGAAAAACTGTGGCTGAAGATGGTGCGGTTATTGTAGTAGCAGGGGAACCCTTGATGGGACAAGAGATATTGGAAAATAGTGATAAGATAGTTAGTCTGAATGATATTTTAACTTTAAAACAAGCATCTGAAGTGTTGGAAATATTACCTGTGGGTTCAAAGGGCATATTAAATGAGTTAAAGACTATGGCTAAAGATGCAGGATTAGAGTTTACTTTAAATCAAGACATAGGAATAGATATAAATAAATCAGCAGGACCTGCTTCTTGTATAATATTGGCAGTTAGACCTGAATGCGTAGACAATATAAAGCAGAGTGTTAGTATACCTGTAAATGAGATAGGAAGATTCCTAGGGGGAAAAAAATGA